Proteins encoded by one window of Dryocola sp. LX212:
- a CDS encoding Gfo/Idh/MocA family oxidoreductase — MLVGLIGNGAVVETAYLPAISRLSLPTLTLYGFDPDPARRKSEIIPCDSLHDLLALPLDMVLIATPSLAHLPVLEAVLKSAVPQIVVEKPVAATLEQIAVLDSLLADPAVASRVLALDHWMVRTDATRFINDVSEIERIEGFLQEPSGFNDAGEPVALNFATGEADTRTLRHPDGVIVDIGTHVLAMIRETVHQLGGTNELSLGLVHACDHLGRPIKEDDVTTAEGNATLRGTLSGIPVTLALNKYAGPSGGQKGMKIYLHDGRIVNVDRRGADEVVEVLNANSSRQHIIDGPLYDRCLGEKILGKDRLFVSEPQGIPAMTRRRIQEVKALLALQQELRGKH, encoded by the coding sequence ATGCTAGTTGGATTAATTGGTAACGGTGCCGTGGTGGAAACGGCGTATCTCCCGGCAATCTCTCGCCTGTCGCTTCCCACGCTGACCTTATACGGTTTCGATCCCGATCCGGCTCGCCGAAAAAGTGAAATTATCCCCTGCGACTCGCTGCATGATTTGCTCGCCCTGCCGCTGGATATGGTGCTGATCGCAACCCCTTCCCTTGCTCATCTTCCCGTGCTGGAAGCGGTGCTGAAAAGCGCCGTGCCGCAGATAGTGGTTGAGAAACCCGTCGCAGCCACCCTCGAGCAGATCGCCGTGCTGGACAGCCTGCTGGCCGATCCGGCGGTAGCGTCGCGCGTGTTAGCGCTGGATCACTGGATGGTGCGCACCGACGCCACGCGGTTTATTAACGATGTCAGTGAAATCGAACGCATAGAAGGCTTTCTACAGGAGCCGAGCGGCTTTAACGACGCGGGCGAACCCGTAGCCCTGAACTTTGCCACGGGCGAAGCGGATACGCGCACGTTACGCCATCCGGACGGGGTAATTGTCGATATCGGCACGCACGTGCTGGCAATGATTCGCGAGACCGTGCATCAGCTTGGCGGCACTAACGAACTGAGCCTCGGGCTGGTTCACGCCTGTGACCATCTCGGCAGGCCGATCAAAGAGGATGATGTCACCACGGCTGAAGGCAATGCGACCCTGCGCGGCACGCTTAGCGGGATCCCCGTCACGCTGGCACTGAATAAGTACGCGGGCCCGTCAGGCGGACAAAAAGGGATGAAAATCTATCTGCATGACGGACGGATTGTAAACGTCGATCGCCGTGGCGCAGATGAGGTGGTAGAGGTGCTGAACGCCAACAGCAGCCGTCAGCATATTATCGATGGCCCGCTTTACGATCGGTGTCTGGGTGAGAAGATTCTGGGTAAAGACCGATTGTTCGTCAGCGAACCGCAGGGAATTCCGGCGATGACGCGGCGAAGAATACAGGAAGTTAAGGCGCTATTAGCGTTACAGCAGGAACTTCGAGGGAAGCATTGA
- the iutA gene encoding ferric aerobactin receptor IutA, with translation MICKKHTLWALNPLLLAMMAPAVAQQTNEENIVVSANRSNRTVAEMAQTTWVIENAELEEQVQGGKELKDALAQLIPGLDVSSQSRTNYGMNLRGRPMVILIDGVRLNSSRTDSRQLDSIDPFNIEHIEVISGATSLYGGGSTGGLINIVTKKGQPETQMEFESGLKSGFNSSKDHDERIAAAVSGGNDHASGRVSVAYQKFGGWFDGNGDQTLLDNTQTGLQYSDRLDLMGTGTINIDETQQLQVVTQYYKSQGDDDYGLNLGEDFSAIKGTSDAYVSKGLDSDRIPGTERHLISLQYSNSDFLGQELVGQVYYRDESQLFYPFPTVNGSKQVTALSSSQQDTDQYGAKLTLNSQPLDGLQLTYGLDADHERFTSNQMFFDLDKASASGGLNNKSIYTTGRYPGYDITNLAAFLQSSYDINDLFTLSGGVRYQYTENKIDDFIGYAQQQSIAAGKATSADAIPGGSTDYDNFLFNAGLLMHLTERQQTWFNFSQGVELPDPGKYYGRGAYGPAVNGHLPLTNSVNVSDSKLQGVKVDSYELGWRYTGDNLRTQIAAYYSLSDKSVVANKDLTISVLDDKRRIYGVEGAVDYFIPDTDWSTGGNFNVLKTESKVNGKWEKYDVKVASPSKATAYVGWAPDPWNLRVQSTTSFKISDDAGNEIDGYTTIDFLGNYELPVGKLSFSIENLLDRDYTTVWGQRAPMYYSPGYGPASLYDYKGRGRTYGVNYSVLF, from the coding sequence ATGATCTGCAAAAAACATACTCTCTGGGCGCTGAATCCGCTGCTTCTGGCTATGATGGCCCCGGCGGTAGCACAGCAAACTAACGAAGAAAATATCGTGGTCTCCGCCAACCGCAGCAACCGTACCGTTGCGGAGATGGCCCAGACGACCTGGGTGATTGAAAATGCCGAGCTGGAGGAGCAGGTCCAGGGCGGCAAAGAGCTGAAGGACGCGCTGGCTCAGCTGATCCCGGGTCTTGATGTCAGCAGCCAAAGCCGCACCAACTACGGCATGAACCTGCGCGGTCGACCGATGGTGATCCTGATTGACGGCGTGCGTCTGAACTCCTCGCGTACCGACAGCCGCCAGCTGGACTCAATCGATCCGTTCAACATCGAACACATTGAGGTTATCTCCGGCGCGACCTCCCTGTACGGCGGCGGCAGCACCGGCGGCCTGATTAACATTGTCACCAAAAAAGGCCAGCCGGAAACCCAGATGGAGTTCGAATCCGGGCTTAAATCCGGCTTCAACAGCAGCAAGGATCACGACGAGCGCATCGCCGCCGCCGTCTCCGGCGGTAACGATCACGCCTCTGGCCGCGTGTCCGTGGCCTACCAGAAATTTGGCGGCTGGTTTGACGGCAACGGCGACCAGACGCTATTAGATAACACCCAGACGGGCCTTCAGTACTCTGACCGCCTGGACCTGATGGGCACCGGCACCATCAACATTGATGAGACCCAGCAGCTGCAGGTCGTCACCCAGTATTACAAGAGCCAGGGCGATGACGACTATGGCCTGAACCTCGGCGAAGATTTTTCGGCAATCAAAGGCACCAGTGACGCTTACGTCAGCAAGGGGCTGGACTCTGACCGTATTCCCGGCACCGAGCGGCACCTGATAAGCCTGCAGTACTCCAACAGCGATTTCCTGGGCCAGGAGCTGGTCGGCCAGGTTTACTACCGTGACGAGTCGCAGCTGTTCTACCCGTTCCCGACGGTGAACGGCAGCAAGCAGGTGACCGCCCTTTCCTCCTCCCAGCAGGATACGGACCAGTACGGCGCGAAGCTGACGCTGAACAGCCAGCCGCTTGATGGCCTGCAGCTGACCTACGGGCTGGACGCCGACCACGAGCGCTTTACCTCCAACCAGATGTTCTTCGACCTGGATAAAGCCAGCGCCTCCGGTGGCCTGAACAATAAGAGCATTTATACTACCGGGCGCTATCCGGGCTATGACATCACCAACCTCGCGGCCTTCCTGCAGTCGAGCTATGACATCAACGATCTGTTCACCCTGAGCGGCGGCGTGCGCTACCAGTACACCGAGAACAAAATTGACGATTTCATCGGCTACGCGCAGCAGCAGTCCATCGCCGCCGGTAAGGCCACGTCCGCCGACGCCATCCCAGGCGGCTCCACCGACTACGACAACTTCCTGTTCAACGCCGGCCTGCTGATGCACCTCACCGAGCGCCAGCAGACCTGGTTTAACTTCTCCCAGGGCGTCGAGCTGCCGGACCCAGGGAAATACTACGGTCGCGGTGCATACGGCCCGGCAGTTAACGGCCACCTGCCGCTCACCAACAGCGTGAACGTCAGCGACAGCAAGCTGCAGGGCGTGAAGGTTGACTCTTACGAGCTGGGCTGGCGCTACACCGGCGATAACCTGCGCACGCAGATTGCCGCCTACTACTCCCTTTCCGATAAGAGCGTTGTCGCGAACAAAGACCTGACCATCAGCGTGCTCGACGACAAGCGCCGGATTTACGGCGTTGAAGGCGCGGTGGATTACTTTATCCCGGACACCGACTGGAGCACCGGCGGTAACTTTAACGTGCTGAAAACGGAGTCAAAAGTTAACGGCAAGTGGGAAAAATACGACGTGAAGGTCGCCAGCCCGTCGAAGGCAACGGCGTACGTTGGCTGGGCGCCGGATCCGTGGAACCTGCGCGTGCAAAGCACGACGTCCTTCAAAATCAGTGACGATGCGGGCAATGAAATCGACGGTTACACCACCATTGATTTCCTCGGCAACTACGAGCTGCCTGTGGGTAAACTGAGCTTCAGCATCGAAAACCTGCTGGACCGGGATTACACCACCGTCTGGGGCCAGCGGGCGCCAATGTACTACAGCCCTGGCTACGGCCCTGCTTCGCTGTATGACTACAAAGGCCGCGGCCGCACCTACGGCGTGAACTACTCCGTTCTGTTCTAA
- the iucD gene encoding NADPH-dependent L-lysine N(6)-monooxygenase yields MTNTVDFIGVGVGPFNLSIAALAHEAEGFTSQFFDSRPNFAWHPGMLVPDCHMQTMFLKDLVSAVAPTSPFSFVNYLVKRKKFYRFLTTELRTVSRDEFSDYLRWAAEGMHNLRFNQTVEQIDFDDRNGRFVLQTGQGESYARNICLGIGKQPHLPPCVKTTTSTCFHASEMSLRTPELTGKRVTVVGGGQSGADLFLNAFNGAWGEAAQVNWVSRRNNFNALDEAAFANEYFTPEYVTSFVGLGESARQLMLDEQKMTSDGITADSLLSIYRALYHRFEVLGLPRNAQLLPSRSVTGLQGSGHGWQLQLQHHLDHGYDIINSDVVIFATGYRPALPQMLSPLMSRLSMRDECSFNVREDFTLEWEGPRENSIFAVNASMQTHGIAEPQLSLMAWRSARILNRALGHDLFDLSMPPPLIQWRSGSREIPQHTAAFKTNSSKSFEL; encoded by the coding sequence ATGACAAACACTGTTGATTTTATCGGCGTAGGCGTTGGCCCGTTTAACCTGAGCATTGCGGCCCTTGCCCATGAAGCGGAAGGTTTTACGAGCCAGTTCTTCGACAGCCGCCCGAACTTTGCGTGGCACCCGGGCATGCTGGTGCCGGACTGCCACATGCAGACGATGTTTCTTAAGGATCTGGTCAGCGCCGTTGCCCCCACCAGCCCGTTCAGCTTTGTGAACTATCTGGTGAAGCGCAAAAAGTTCTACCGTTTCCTGACCACCGAGCTGCGCACCGTCTCGCGTGATGAGTTTTCGGACTATCTGCGCTGGGCCGCCGAGGGCATGCATAACCTGCGCTTTAACCAGACCGTTGAGCAGATTGATTTTGACGATCGCAACGGGCGGTTTGTGTTGCAGACCGGCCAGGGCGAGAGCTACGCGCGCAATATTTGCCTTGGCATCGGTAAACAGCCCCACCTGCCGCCCTGCGTGAAAACCACTACCTCAACCTGCTTCCACGCCAGCGAGATGAGCCTGCGCACGCCGGAATTAACCGGCAAACGCGTGACGGTTGTGGGCGGCGGCCAGAGCGGTGCCGACCTGTTCCTCAACGCCTTCAACGGCGCATGGGGCGAGGCGGCTCAGGTGAACTGGGTTTCGCGCCGCAACAACTTCAACGCGCTGGATGAAGCAGCCTTCGCAAACGAGTATTTCACGCCGGAGTACGTCACCAGCTTCGTTGGGCTGGGGGAAAGCGCCAGGCAGCTGATGCTTGACGAGCAGAAGATGACCTCCGACGGCATTACCGCCGATTCCCTGCTCAGCATCTATCGCGCGCTCTATCACCGCTTCGAAGTGCTCGGCCTGCCGCGCAACGCTCAGCTTCTGCCAAGCCGCTCGGTCACTGGCCTGCAGGGCAGCGGCCATGGCTGGCAGCTTCAGCTGCAGCATCACCTTGACCACGGCTATGACATCATCAACAGCGACGTGGTGATTTTTGCCACCGGCTACCGCCCCGCGCTGCCGCAGATGCTTTCGCCGCTGATGTCCCGCCTGAGCATGCGGGATGAGTGCAGCTTCAACGTGCGTGAGGACTTCACGCTGGAGTGGGAAGGCCCGCGTGAGAACAGTATTTTTGCCGTTAACGCCAGCATGCAGACCCACGGTATCGCGGAACCGCAGCTGAGCCTGATGGCCTGGCGCTCCGCCCGCATTCTGAATCGCGCTCTGGGGCATGATTTATTCGATCTCAGCATGCCGCCGCCGCTTATCCAGTGGCGCAGCGGCAGCAGGGAAATACCGCAGCACACGGCTGCTTTCAAAACCAATTCCTCTAAATCATTCGAGTTGTAG
- the iucC gene encoding aerobactin synthase IucC — MNRKDWDFVNRQLVAKMLAELEYEQVFHAQEQGENRFCIGLPGVEWHFTAERGIWGWLWIDPQSLRCGDEPVLARTLLMQLKPVLSMSDATVAEHMQDLNATLRGDLQLLNARRGMSADDLIDLDADRLQCLLSGHPKFAFNKGRRGWGLEALERYAPEYGSTFRLHWLAVKREHMVWRCDSELNVRQLLAAAMDEAESARFSQAWKENGLDENWLPLPVHPWQWQQKIALEFVADLAEGKMVSLGEFGDRWLAQQSLRTLTNASRQGGLDIKLPLTIYNTSCYRGIPGKYIAAGPLASRWLQTVFATDSTLQGTGAAILGEPAAGYVSHDGYAALAEAPYRYQEMLGVIWRENPSRWLNADETPILMATLMECDENNQPLIGAYIARSGLSAEAWLTKMFEVAVVPLYHLLCRYGVALIAHGQNITLAMKDGVPQRVLLKDFQGDMRLVKDEFPEMDSLPQEVRDVTARLSADYLIHDLQTGHFVTVLRFVSPLMARLGVPERRFYQLLSAVLSDYMLAHPQLSARFALFSLFKPQIIRVVLNPVKLTWPDQDGGSRMLPNYLEDLQNPLWLVTKD; from the coding sequence ATGAACCGCAAGGACTGGGATTTCGTTAACCGCCAGCTGGTCGCCAAAATGCTGGCGGAGCTGGAGTACGAGCAGGTTTTTCACGCGCAGGAGCAAGGTGAAAATCGTTTCTGCATCGGCCTGCCCGGCGTCGAATGGCACTTCACCGCCGAACGCGGCATCTGGGGCTGGCTGTGGATCGATCCGCAGTCGCTGCGCTGCGGGGACGAGCCGGTGCTGGCCCGGACGCTGCTGATGCAGCTCAAGCCCGTGCTGTCGATGAGCGATGCGACCGTTGCCGAACATATGCAGGATCTCAACGCTACCCTGCGCGGCGACCTGCAGCTGCTGAACGCCCGCCGTGGGATGAGCGCCGACGATCTTATCGATCTGGATGCCGACAGGCTGCAGTGCCTGCTGAGCGGCCACCCGAAATTCGCCTTTAACAAAGGCCGCCGCGGCTGGGGGCTGGAGGCGCTGGAGCGCTATGCCCCGGAATATGGCAGCACTTTCCGTCTGCACTGGCTGGCGGTTAAGCGTGAGCATATGGTCTGGCGCTGCGACAGTGAGCTGAATGTACGGCAGCTGCTGGCCGCCGCGATGGACGAGGCTGAATCAGCCCGTTTTAGCCAGGCGTGGAAAGAGAATGGCCTGGACGAGAACTGGCTGCCGCTTCCGGTTCATCCGTGGCAGTGGCAGCAAAAAATTGCTCTCGAATTCGTGGCTGACCTGGCCGAAGGGAAGATGGTCTCTCTTGGCGAGTTCGGCGACAGGTGGCTTGCCCAGCAGTCGCTGCGCACGTTGACCAACGCCAGCCGCCAGGGCGGGCTGGATATCAAGCTGCCGCTGACCATCTACAACACTTCCTGTTATCGTGGGATCCCCGGCAAATACATTGCCGCCGGGCCGCTGGCCTCCCGCTGGCTGCAAACCGTCTTTGCGACCGACAGCACGCTCCAGGGAACGGGCGCGGCGATCCTCGGTGAGCCAGCTGCGGGCTACGTTTCCCACGATGGCTACGCCGCGCTGGCGGAAGCCCCTTATCGCTACCAGGAAATGCTGGGGGTTATCTGGCGCGAAAATCCTTCCCGCTGGCTGAATGCCGACGAGACGCCGATCCTGATGGCGACGCTGATGGAGTGTGACGAGAACAACCAGCCGCTGATTGGCGCTTACATTGCCCGCTCCGGCCTCAGCGCCGAAGCGTGGCTGACGAAGATGTTCGAAGTGGCCGTCGTGCCGCTTTATCACCTGCTCTGCCGCTACGGCGTAGCGCTGATTGCCCACGGGCAGAATATTACCCTCGCCATGAAGGACGGCGTGCCGCAGCGCGTCCTGCTGAAGGATTTTCAGGGCGATATGCGTCTGGTGAAGGATGAGTTCCCGGAGATGGACTCCCTGCCTCAGGAGGTGCGGGATGTCACCGCCCGTCTGAGCGCCGACTATTTAATTCATGATTTGCAGACCGGACACTTTGTCACGGTGCTGCGCTTCGTTTCGCCGCTGATGGCGCGCCTCGGCGTGCCGGAACGACGTTTTTATCAGCTGCTGTCCGCAGTGTTGAGTGATTACATGCTGGCCCATCCGCAACTGTCGGCGCGCTTTGCGCTTTTCTCACTCTTTAAGCCACAGATCATCCGCGTCGTGCTGAACCCGGTAAAACTGACCTGGCCTGACCAGGACGGCGGCAGCCGCATGCTGCCGAACTACCTTGAGGATCTGCAAAACCCGCTGTGGCTGGTCACGAAGGACTAA
- the iucB gene encoding N(6)-hydroxylysine O-acetyltransferase has protein sequence MFQATIVHDGHGLRCEKLAKTLALGWGQDNSAVLHWPGILPAGWLRDALDQMFIAAPQLKAIVLPYAEWREEPQALALFDGLKSDIVHREAFWQLPLWLSAPRKTASGEMIFDAEREIYHPQRPARPDGEVYRRYDPRVRRTLSFRVADPALDAERFTRWMNDPRIEFFWEQSGPLDVQTAYLERQLTGRHAFPLIGCFDDRPFGYFEIYWAAEDRIGRHYPWQAFDRGLHLMVGEQEWRGAHFVRSWLRGLSHYLLLDQPATQRLVLEPRADNQRLFRHLEPAGYATIKEFDFPHKRSRLVMAERHSFFSEVGL, from the coding sequence ATGTTTCAGGCAACTATCGTTCACGACGGCCACGGCCTGCGCTGCGAAAAACTCGCTAAAACGCTGGCGCTGGGCTGGGGGCAGGACAACAGCGCGGTGCTGCACTGGCCCGGCATTCTTCCGGCAGGCTGGCTGCGCGACGCGCTGGACCAGATGTTTATCGCCGCGCCGCAGCTGAAAGCTATCGTTCTTCCCTACGCCGAATGGCGCGAAGAGCCGCAGGCGCTGGCCCTGTTTGACGGGCTGAAAAGCGACATCGTTCACCGCGAGGCATTCTGGCAGCTGCCGCTGTGGCTAAGCGCCCCGCGCAAAACGGCTTCCGGCGAGATGATCTTTGATGCCGAACGTGAGATTTATCATCCGCAGCGCCCCGCCCGCCCGGATGGCGAAGTTTACCGCCGTTACGACCCGCGAGTTCGCCGCACGCTGAGCTTCCGCGTGGCCGACCCGGCGCTTGATGCAGAGCGCTTCACCCGCTGGATGAACGATCCGCGCATTGAGTTCTTCTGGGAGCAAAGCGGCCCGCTGGACGTGCAGACCGCCTATCTGGAACGCCAGCTTACCGGCAGGCACGCCTTCCCGCTGATTGGCTGCTTTGACGATCGGCCGTTCGGCTATTTCGAAATTTACTGGGCGGCGGAAGACCGCATTGGCCGCCACTACCCGTGGCAGGCCTTCGACCGCGGCCTGCACCTGATGGTTGGCGAGCAGGAGTGGCGCGGCGCGCACTTTGTGCGGAGCTGGCTGCGCGGCCTGAGCCACTATCTGCTGCTCGACCAGCCCGCCACCCAGCGCCTTGTGCTGGAGCCGCGCGCCGACAACCAGCGCCTGTTCCGCCACCTGGAGCCTGCGGGCTACGCCACGATAAAAGAGTTCGATTTCCCCCATAAACGCTCCCGCCTGGTCATGGCCGAACGCCATAGCTTCTTCAGCGAGGTGGGCCTGTGA
- the iucA gene encoding aerobactin synthase IucA: protein MNVSTKTQAPDVAAQCFLNSLIRETADWRLSDTHPAELIIPLGEQQALHCKVTYFSPTQHHRFAFPARLVNGSGSRAVDFATLAQLIVDKLQHQQMLPATGCEAFYQRVMESHVHTHQAIDARHDWPALREKQLNFGEAEQALLVGHAFHPAPKSHEPFSQQQAGRYLPDFAPHFPLRWFAVDKAQLAGDSLHLSLQQRLTRFAAENAPQLLSELTDQQWLFPLHPWQADYLLEQAWCQQLVEQGLVKDLGEAGTPWLPTTSSRSLYCATSRDMIKFSLSVRLTNSVRTLSVKEVKRGMRLARLAQTGRWQELQARFPTFRVMQEDGWAGLRDLQGNVMEESLFALRENLIVDQSHSQTNVLVSLTQSAPDGGDSLLAAAVKRLSRRLNITEKQAAHAWVDAYCQQILKPLFTAEADYGLVLLAHQQNILVEMQQDLPVGLIYRDCQGSAFMPHAAGWLDVIGEAQAENVFTREQLLRYFPYYLLVNSTFAVTAALGAAGMDTEVSLMARVRDALDAVRREVTHKTCLDYVLESPHWNVKGNFFCYLHDHNENTIVDPSVIYFDFGNPLLAQEG from the coding sequence ATGAACGTGTCGACCAAAACGCAGGCCCCGGATGTGGCTGCGCAGTGCTTCCTGAACTCTCTTATCCGTGAAACCGCAGACTGGCGGCTCAGCGATACTCATCCCGCCGAACTCATTATCCCGCTGGGGGAGCAGCAGGCGCTTCACTGTAAAGTGACCTACTTCTCGCCAACCCAGCATCACCGCTTTGCCTTCCCGGCGCGCCTGGTGAACGGCAGCGGCAGCCGGGCGGTAGATTTTGCCACCCTCGCCCAGCTGATCGTCGATAAGCTGCAGCATCAGCAAATGCTACCGGCCACCGGCTGCGAGGCGTTTTACCAGCGGGTAATGGAAAGCCATGTGCATACGCATCAGGCGATAGATGCCCGCCACGACTGGCCCGCGCTGCGTGAAAAACAGCTGAACTTCGGCGAAGCCGAGCAGGCGCTACTGGTGGGCCACGCGTTCCATCCGGCACCGAAATCCCACGAACCGTTCAGCCAGCAGCAGGCCGGGCGCTATCTGCCAGATTTTGCGCCCCATTTCCCGCTGCGCTGGTTTGCAGTGGACAAAGCGCAGCTGGCGGGCGACAGCCTCCATCTCAGCCTGCAACAGCGTCTTACCCGCTTTGCCGCTGAGAACGCACCGCAGCTGCTAAGTGAACTGACCGACCAGCAGTGGCTGTTCCCGCTGCACCCGTGGCAGGCAGATTATTTGCTTGAACAGGCGTGGTGCCAGCAGCTGGTTGAGCAGGGCCTGGTCAAAGATTTGGGCGAGGCAGGAACGCCGTGGCTGCCCACCACCTCTTCCCGCTCGCTCTACTGCGCCACCAGCCGCGACATGATTAAGTTTTCCCTAAGCGTGCGTCTGACCAACTCCGTCCGCACCCTCTCGGTGAAGGAAGTGAAGCGCGGGATGCGTCTTGCGCGCCTGGCGCAAACCGGGCGCTGGCAGGAGCTTCAGGCCCGCTTCCCGACCTTCCGCGTGATGCAGGAGGACGGCTGGGCCGGGCTGCGCGACCTGCAGGGCAACGTCATGGAGGAGAGCCTCTTCGCCCTGCGCGAGAACCTGATTGTCGACCAGTCGCATAGCCAGACTAACGTACTGGTGTCGCTGACGCAGTCAGCCCCGGACGGCGGCGATTCCCTGCTGGCTGCGGCGGTTAAGCGCCTTAGCAGGCGTCTGAACATTACTGAGAAACAGGCCGCCCACGCGTGGGTTGATGCCTACTGCCAGCAGATCCTGAAGCCGCTGTTTACCGCCGAGGCGGACTACGGCCTGGTGCTGCTTGCCCATCAGCAAAATATTCTGGTGGAGATGCAGCAGGATCTGCCGGTTGGCCTGATCTACCGCGACTGCCAGGGCAGCGCCTTTATGCCCCACGCCGCAGGCTGGCTGGACGTGATTGGCGAAGCGCAGGCGGAGAACGTCTTCACCCGCGAGCAGCTCCTGCGCTACTTCCCTTACTACCTGCTGGTGAACTCCACTTTTGCGGTCACCGCCGCGCTGGGTGCCGCAGGCATGGACACCGAAGTCAGCCTGATGGCGCGCGTGCGCGATGCGCTGGACGCCGTGCGCCGCGAAGTGACGCACAAAACCTGTCTCGACTACGTGCTGGAAAGCCCGCACTGGAACGTGAAGGGCAACTTCTTCTGCTACCTGCACGACCACAACGAAAACACCATCGTCGATCCGTCGGTGATCTACTTCGATTTCGGCAACCCGCTGCTGGCTCAGGAGGGCTAA
- a CDS encoding MFS transporter — translation MTSLDIAAAPQKSLSCWPLAFSAGLLGVGQNGLLVAIPVLVMQTHLSLSVWAGLLTLGSMLFLPSSPWWGKQIARQGCKPVVLYSLGGYGLSFILLGLGCALLALNAVDGYVGLAILVIARVIYGLTVSAMVPACQVWALQRAGEGKRMTALATISSGLSCGRLFGPLCAAGMLIIHPLAPLVLLMVAPLLALLMMLRLPGTPPQPATTRKSARLRLDCLPYMLCALLLAASVSLMQLGLSPALAGQFAGDTAAISHQVAWLLSVAAIASLVAQFAVLRPQLLTPIPLLLTAGALMVAGLAMMISSQLWLFYVGCAVLSFGAAMAPPAYQLLLNDRLADGAGAGWIATSHTLGYGLCALLVPLVAKAHGDAALIMAAFLTAVLFTLVSGVIWRSRTSPAI, via the coding sequence GTGACATCCCTTGACATAGCCGCAGCGCCGCAAAAATCCCTTTCCTGCTGGCCCCTGGCGTTCAGCGCCGGGCTGCTTGGCGTCGGCCAGAATGGCCTGCTGGTGGCCATTCCGGTGCTGGTGATGCAGACGCATTTAAGCCTGTCGGTGTGGGCGGGTTTGTTAACGCTGGGGTCGATGCTGTTTCTGCCGTCCTCGCCGTGGTGGGGAAAGCAGATCGCCCGCCAGGGTTGCAAGCCCGTGGTTTTGTATTCGCTGGGCGGATACGGCCTGAGTTTTATTCTGCTCGGCCTTGGCTGCGCGCTGCTGGCGCTTAACGCGGTGGACGGATACGTCGGACTGGCGATTTTGGTTATCGCCAGGGTCATCTATGGCCTGACGGTATCGGCAATGGTCCCCGCATGCCAGGTCTGGGCGCTACAGCGGGCTGGCGAAGGGAAGCGCATGACTGCGCTGGCAACCATCAGCTCGGGATTAAGCTGTGGGAGATTATTCGGGCCGCTTTGCGCGGCGGGCATGTTGATTATTCATCCGCTTGCGCCGCTGGTGCTGCTGATGGTGGCCCCTTTGCTGGCGTTGCTGATGATGCTGCGCCTGCCGGGTACGCCTCCTCAGCCAGCGACCACGCGCAAAAGCGCGCGCCTGCGGCTGGACTGCCTGCCATATATGCTTTGTGCCCTGCTGCTGGCGGCCTCGGTAAGCCTGATGCAGCTGGGGCTTTCCCCGGCGCTTGCCGGTCAGTTTGCGGGCGACACGGCGGCAATCAGCCACCAGGTTGCCTGGCTGCTGAGCGTGGCGGCGATCGCATCGCTGGTTGCGCAGTTTGCCGTGCTTCGCCCGCAGTTATTAACTCCCATTCCCTTACTGCTGACCGCCGGGGCGTTGATGGTCGCAGGGCTGGCAATGATGATATCCAGCCAGCTCTGGCTGTTTTATGTCGGCTGCGCGGTGCTTTCATTCGGGGCGGCGATGGCTCCCCCGGCATACCAGCTTCTTCTCAATGACAGGCTTGCCGACGGCGCCGGGGCGGGGTGGATCGCCACCAGCCACACGCTGGGCTACGGCCTGTGCGCGCTGCTGGTGCCGCTGGTGGCGAAAGCCCACGGCGACGCGGCGCTGATTATGGCGGCGTTTCTGACCGCCGTGTTATTTACCCTGGTGTCGGGCGTCATCTGGCGCAGCCGAACATCGCCTGCAATTTAA